One genomic window of Eleginops maclovinus isolate JMC-PN-2008 ecotype Puerto Natales chromosome 12, JC_Emac_rtc_rv5, whole genome shotgun sequence includes the following:
- the ankdd1b gene encoding ankyrin repeat and death domain-containing protein 1A isoform X1, producing MERRALTLKAKIQKHSPKTENLDPRKWMRKETVDAFGDFILKKHSEKETDNSFDNREMLLDAEKQFMDAAKRNDVETMKTLAKGLNTNTRNVDNRTALHYAVAGKNKEAVQLLLQRRVKMDAKDKYGVAPIHLAAWFGSLEILKLLVQAGAEQKVENKEGLNIMHCAAINNHTEILEYIINDLQMKELDKEDQSGHRAFALAAEHGCAEMLEKLMVPYDMGTMKPNKRGDTPLHLAARNGHLAAVQLLLQSFDTRDEVNMEGETALYQAADNGEEECALLLLEAGCDPNILTKVGLQLHFSLFQGNCSALHPVSEKGDTSLVQLLLDYKTHTDFQNQNLEAPLHLAVKNSHIPVIHCLLKAGCNVNVTDKRSQTAMHLAAELARTEVVEMLLKSGLDPTLRDRQRKTALGVAARADEVIIVDMIIKAERYYAWRKANPELNESLHSEYPLKFKLDHRYETKQLRSMAWGLAYELLKPGDWKRLAEHWGFSKEQMSAIEEQWTGQHSYKEHGNRMLLIWLHGEELAERSPARELYQGLILTGNRKAADRIRMEAESSSSKSCSIS from the exons ATGGAGAGAAGGGCTTTGACTTTGAAGGCAAAGATCCAGAAGCATAGTCCTAAGACGGAAAATTTGGACCCTCGGAAGTGGATGAGAAAGGAGACCGTAGACGCGTTTGGTGACTTCATCCTGAAAAAGCAttctgaaaaagaaacagacaacaGCTTTGACAACAGGGAGATGT TGCTTGATGCAGAGAAGCAGTTTATGGATGCAGCCAAGAGAAATGACGTGGAGACCATGAAGACTCTTGCAAAAGGGCTGAACACCAATACGAGGAATGTG GATAATAGGACAGCACTTCACTATGCAGTAGCTGGCAAAAACAAGGAGGCTGTGCAGCTTCTTCTGCAGCGGAGGGTCAAGATGGACGCAAAGGACAAG TACGGAGTGGCACCCATTCATCTTGCAGCCTGGTTTGGCAGTTTGGAGATCTTGAAGTTATTAGTGCAGGCTGGGGCTGAGCAGAAAGTTGAGAACAAG GAGGGACTGAACATCATGCACTGTGCTGCGATCAATAACCACACTGAAATACTAGAGTATATTATTAACGACCTGCAGATGAAAGAACTGGACAAAGAAGACCAG TCAGGTCACCGGGCATTTGCGTTGGCGGCAGAGCATGGGTGTGCTGAAATGTTGGAAAAGCTGATGGTGCCATATGACATGGGAACGATGAAGCCCAACAAG CGCGGGGACACGCCCCTGCACTTAGCTGCCAGGAACGGCCACCTGGCTGCCGTCCAATTGCTGCTGCAGAGCTTTGATACTCGGGATGAAGTCAATATG GAAGGTGAGACAGCTCTGTACCAGGCTGCAGACAACGGTGAGGAGGAGTGTGCCCTGCTCCTACTGGAGGCTGGCTGTGACCCCAACATCCTCACAAAG GTAGGCCTACAGCTacacttttctctctttcagggCAATTGCAGTGCCCTCCATCCAGTTTCAGAAAAAGGAGACACATCTCTTGTCCAGCTCCTCTTAGATTACAAAACCCATACAGACTTTCAGAATCAG AACCTAGAGGCTCCTCTCCACCTGGCAGTGAAGAACAGTCACATCCCTGTCATCCATTGTCTACTAAAGGCTGGCTGCAACGTCAATGTCACAGACAAG AGGTCCCAGACTGCCATGCATCTCGCTGCAGAGCTGGCCAGAACAGAAGTCGTGGAAATGCTTCTTAAATCGGGGCTGGATCCGACACTCAGGGACAGG CAGAGGAAGACGGCGCTGGGTGTGGCAGCCAGAGCAGACGAGGTGATAATCGTGGACATGATCATCAAAGCAGAAAGATACTACGCCTGGAGGAAG GCCAACCCAGAACTTAATGAGAGCCTTCACAGTGAGTATCCACTAAAGTTTAAACTCGACCACCGCTATGAGACCAAGCAGCTCCGCTCCATGGCCTGGGGCCTGGCGTACGAGCTCCTTAAACCGGGAGACTGGAAAAGACTTGCTGAACACTGGGGGTTCAGTAAAGAGCAAATGTCGGCCATCGAGGAACAGTGGACAG GTCAACACAGCTATAAAGAGCATGGGAACAGGATGCTGCTGATCTGGCTCCACGGGGAGGAGTTGGCTGAGAGGAGCCCTGCAAGAGAGCTCTACCAGGGCCTAATCCTCACAGGGAACAGGAAAGCTGCAG ATAGGATTCGGATGGAGGCAGAGAGTTCCAGCAGTAAGAGCTGCAGCATTTCATAA
- the ankdd1b gene encoding ankyrin repeat and death domain-containing protein 1B isoform X3, which produces MERRALTLKAKIQKHSPKTENLDPRKWMRKETVDAFGDFILKKHSEKETDNSFDNREMLLDAEKQFMDAAKRNDVETMKTLAKGLNTNTRNVDNRTALHYAVAGKNKEAVQLLLQRRVKMDAKDKYGVAPIHLAAWFGSLEILKLLVQAGAEQKVENKEGLNIMHCAAINNHTEILEYIINDLQMKELDKEDQSGHRAFALAAEHGCAEMLEKLMVPYDMGTMKPNKEGETALYQAADNGEEECALLLLEAGCDPNILTKGNCSALHPVSEKGDTSLVQLLLDYKTHTDFQNQNLEAPLHLAVKNSHIPVIHCLLKAGCNVNVTDKRSQTAMHLAAELARTEVVEMLLKSGLDPTLRDRQRKTALGVAARADEVIIVDMIIKAERYYAWRKANPELNESLHSEYPLKFKLDHRYETKQLRSMAWGLAYELLKPGDWKRLAEHWGFSKEQMSAIEEQWTGQHSYKEHGNRMLLIWLHGEELAERSPARELYQGLILTGNRKAADRIRMEAESSSSKSCSIS; this is translated from the exons ATGGAGAGAAGGGCTTTGACTTTGAAGGCAAAGATCCAGAAGCATAGTCCTAAGACGGAAAATTTGGACCCTCGGAAGTGGATGAGAAAGGAGACCGTAGACGCGTTTGGTGACTTCATCCTGAAAAAGCAttctgaaaaagaaacagacaacaGCTTTGACAACAGGGAGATGT TGCTTGATGCAGAGAAGCAGTTTATGGATGCAGCCAAGAGAAATGACGTGGAGACCATGAAGACTCTTGCAAAAGGGCTGAACACCAATACGAGGAATGTG GATAATAGGACAGCACTTCACTATGCAGTAGCTGGCAAAAACAAGGAGGCTGTGCAGCTTCTTCTGCAGCGGAGGGTCAAGATGGACGCAAAGGACAAG TACGGAGTGGCACCCATTCATCTTGCAGCCTGGTTTGGCAGTTTGGAGATCTTGAAGTTATTAGTGCAGGCTGGGGCTGAGCAGAAAGTTGAGAACAAG GAGGGACTGAACATCATGCACTGTGCTGCGATCAATAACCACACTGAAATACTAGAGTATATTATTAACGACCTGCAGATGAAAGAACTGGACAAAGAAGACCAG TCAGGTCACCGGGCATTTGCGTTGGCGGCAGAGCATGGGTGTGCTGAAATGTTGGAAAAGCTGATGGTGCCATATGACATGGGAACGATGAAGCCCAACAAG GAAGGTGAGACAGCTCTGTACCAGGCTGCAGACAACGGTGAGGAGGAGTGTGCCCTGCTCCTACTGGAGGCTGGCTGTGACCCCAACATCCTCACAAAG ggCAATTGCAGTGCCCTCCATCCAGTTTCAGAAAAAGGAGACACATCTCTTGTCCAGCTCCTCTTAGATTACAAAACCCATACAGACTTTCAGAATCAG AACCTAGAGGCTCCTCTCCACCTGGCAGTGAAGAACAGTCACATCCCTGTCATCCATTGTCTACTAAAGGCTGGCTGCAACGTCAATGTCACAGACAAG AGGTCCCAGACTGCCATGCATCTCGCTGCAGAGCTGGCCAGAACAGAAGTCGTGGAAATGCTTCTTAAATCGGGGCTGGATCCGACACTCAGGGACAGG CAGAGGAAGACGGCGCTGGGTGTGGCAGCCAGAGCAGACGAGGTGATAATCGTGGACATGATCATCAAAGCAGAAAGATACTACGCCTGGAGGAAG GCCAACCCAGAACTTAATGAGAGCCTTCACAGTGAGTATCCACTAAAGTTTAAACTCGACCACCGCTATGAGACCAAGCAGCTCCGCTCCATGGCCTGGGGCCTGGCGTACGAGCTCCTTAAACCGGGAGACTGGAAAAGACTTGCTGAACACTGGGGGTTCAGTAAAGAGCAAATGTCGGCCATCGAGGAACAGTGGACAG GTCAACACAGCTATAAAGAGCATGGGAACAGGATGCTGCTGATCTGGCTCCACGGGGAGGAGTTGGCTGAGAGGAGCCCTGCAAGAGAGCTCTACCAGGGCCTAATCCTCACAGGGAACAGGAAAGCTGCAG ATAGGATTCGGATGGAGGCAGAGAGTTCCAGCAGTAAGAGCTGCAGCATTTCATAA
- the ankdd1b gene encoding ankyrin repeat and death domain-containing protein 1A isoform X2 has protein sequence MERRALTLKAKIQKHSPKTENLDPRKWMRKETVDAFGDFILKKHSEKETDNSFDNREMLLDAEKQFMDAAKRNDVETMKTLAKGLNTNTRNVDNRTALHYAVAGKNKEAVQLLLQRRVKMDAKDKYGVAPIHLAAWFGSLEILKLLVQAGAEQKVENKEGLNIMHCAAINNHTEILEYIINDLQMKELDKEDQSGHRAFALAAEHGCAEMLEKLMVPYDMGTMKPNKRGDTPLHLAARNGHLAAVQLLLQSFDTRDEVNMEGETALYQAADNGEEECALLLLEAGCDPNILTKGNCSALHPVSEKGDTSLVQLLLDYKTHTDFQNQNLEAPLHLAVKNSHIPVIHCLLKAGCNVNVTDKRSQTAMHLAAELARTEVVEMLLKSGLDPTLRDRQRKTALGVAARADEVIIVDMIIKAERYYAWRKANPELNESLHSEYPLKFKLDHRYETKQLRSMAWGLAYELLKPGDWKRLAEHWGFSKEQMSAIEEQWTGQHSYKEHGNRMLLIWLHGEELAERSPARELYQGLILTGNRKAADRIRMEAESSSSKSCSIS, from the exons ATGGAGAGAAGGGCTTTGACTTTGAAGGCAAAGATCCAGAAGCATAGTCCTAAGACGGAAAATTTGGACCCTCGGAAGTGGATGAGAAAGGAGACCGTAGACGCGTTTGGTGACTTCATCCTGAAAAAGCAttctgaaaaagaaacagacaacaGCTTTGACAACAGGGAGATGT TGCTTGATGCAGAGAAGCAGTTTATGGATGCAGCCAAGAGAAATGACGTGGAGACCATGAAGACTCTTGCAAAAGGGCTGAACACCAATACGAGGAATGTG GATAATAGGACAGCACTTCACTATGCAGTAGCTGGCAAAAACAAGGAGGCTGTGCAGCTTCTTCTGCAGCGGAGGGTCAAGATGGACGCAAAGGACAAG TACGGAGTGGCACCCATTCATCTTGCAGCCTGGTTTGGCAGTTTGGAGATCTTGAAGTTATTAGTGCAGGCTGGGGCTGAGCAGAAAGTTGAGAACAAG GAGGGACTGAACATCATGCACTGTGCTGCGATCAATAACCACACTGAAATACTAGAGTATATTATTAACGACCTGCAGATGAAAGAACTGGACAAAGAAGACCAG TCAGGTCACCGGGCATTTGCGTTGGCGGCAGAGCATGGGTGTGCTGAAATGTTGGAAAAGCTGATGGTGCCATATGACATGGGAACGATGAAGCCCAACAAG CGCGGGGACACGCCCCTGCACTTAGCTGCCAGGAACGGCCACCTGGCTGCCGTCCAATTGCTGCTGCAGAGCTTTGATACTCGGGATGAAGTCAATATG GAAGGTGAGACAGCTCTGTACCAGGCTGCAGACAACGGTGAGGAGGAGTGTGCCCTGCTCCTACTGGAGGCTGGCTGTGACCCCAACATCCTCACAAAG ggCAATTGCAGTGCCCTCCATCCAGTTTCAGAAAAAGGAGACACATCTCTTGTCCAGCTCCTCTTAGATTACAAAACCCATACAGACTTTCAGAATCAG AACCTAGAGGCTCCTCTCCACCTGGCAGTGAAGAACAGTCACATCCCTGTCATCCATTGTCTACTAAAGGCTGGCTGCAACGTCAATGTCACAGACAAG AGGTCCCAGACTGCCATGCATCTCGCTGCAGAGCTGGCCAGAACAGAAGTCGTGGAAATGCTTCTTAAATCGGGGCTGGATCCGACACTCAGGGACAGG CAGAGGAAGACGGCGCTGGGTGTGGCAGCCAGAGCAGACGAGGTGATAATCGTGGACATGATCATCAAAGCAGAAAGATACTACGCCTGGAGGAAG GCCAACCCAGAACTTAATGAGAGCCTTCACAGTGAGTATCCACTAAAGTTTAAACTCGACCACCGCTATGAGACCAAGCAGCTCCGCTCCATGGCCTGGGGCCTGGCGTACGAGCTCCTTAAACCGGGAGACTGGAAAAGACTTGCTGAACACTGGGGGTTCAGTAAAGAGCAAATGTCGGCCATCGAGGAACAGTGGACAG GTCAACACAGCTATAAAGAGCATGGGAACAGGATGCTGCTGATCTGGCTCCACGGGGAGGAGTTGGCTGAGAGGAGCCCTGCAAGAGAGCTCTACCAGGGCCTAATCCTCACAGGGAACAGGAAAGCTGCAG ATAGGATTCGGATGGAGGCAGAGAGTTCCAGCAGTAAGAGCTGCAGCATTTCATAA
- the poc5 gene encoding centrosomal protein POC5: MSSDEGEPTSPVLPKDSDGGSSVSSELQDEYEELLRYAVVTPKLDRPTSAQLQRLGTSHLSAGGRCSQRKDDTKSTHPADAATEAKDGRHSSRSVRSTQVSPLIVEPSTHSRASQVEETAGRLSGRASVLSNAASDRGQTVSEGCRSNSPDPLESVVTEMFVSEENISKMENILDTWSNNLKSNVLTELRKWKLAFMEKHKLEMRKEKERHEAQKAGLRSEMDSLKGLLHTYETSNQRKDQVITNLSRALDRQKEKHEKMKAFTHWRLKLAEAKEEAHAAQVAQQHYNLQLKKKVWFGWQSLIQKHWKVKVDRACRARAEQVCTRLSTEYEAKLREHCEAVERAQAEIQRLRLERERYEESMKKAFMRGVCALNMEALGMFQTTEGRLEQPAHDQHDIPPPQDEPSSASMAHLPTFPIPSSRYSPVHFDRPDPSHSEAEDMVGSGAPVSRAEMIPPTTVVHSSLPLGGAPSSNKQGSGRVVTASQQKPLKTVTARITARTDVGKAARSNLQVMGVAPPMSSVIVERHHPVTQLTIGQATASKFPRPSKPGQSTSAGRSSSRTHTSTCQVHSIKVVD; the protein is encoded by the exons ATGTCCTCAGACGAAGGCGAACCGACCAGTCCTGTTCTGCCCAAGGACTCTGATGGAGGGAGCTCTGTCTCCTCTGAGCTTCAg GATGAGTATGAAGAGCTCCTCCGCTATGCTGTGGTCACCCCTAAACTTGACAGACCCACCAGTGCTCAGTTGCAGCGGTTAGGCACCTCACATCTGTCTGCAGGGGGTCGGTGTTCCCAGAGAAAAGATGACACAAAATCAACACACCCAGCAG ATGCTGCGACTGAAGCTAAAGATGGAAGGCATTCAAGCAGGAGTGTGAGGTCAACACAGGTCTCCCCCTTAATTGTTGAACCCTCCACACACTCAAGAGCCTCTCAGG TTGAGGAGACGGCAGGTCGGTTGTCTGGCAGGGCGTCAGTGCTCTCTAACGCTGCCTCAGACAGGGGACAAACTGTGTCTGAGGGGTGCAGGTCAAACAGCCCAGACCCCCTCGAGTCTGTTGTGACAGAAATGTTTGTCTCTGAGGAAAACATAAGCAAGATGGAGAACATTCTTGACACGTGGAGCAACAACCTGAAG TCAAATGTGCTGACGGAGCTCAGGAAGTGGAAGCTGGCCTTCATGGAGAAACACAAGCTGGAGatgaggaaggagaaggagaggcatGAAGCCCAGAAAGCTGGCCTGAGGTCGGAGATGGACAGTCTGAAGGGACTTCTACACACCTACGAGACCTCCAACCAGAGGAAAGACCAG GTGATTACCAACCTGAGCCGGGCGCTGGatagacaaaaagaaaagcatgaaaaaATGAAGGCCTTCACCCACTGGAGACTCAAGCTCGCTGAGGCCAAAGAGGAG GCTCATGCTGCTCAGGTAGCGCAGCAGCACTACAATCTGCAGTTGAAGAAAAAGGTGTGGTTCGGCTGGCAGTCCCTGATCCAGAAACACTGGAAGGTCAAGGTGGACCGGGCTTGTCGTGCACGGGCAGAACAGGTCTGCACCCGCCTGTCTACGGAGTACGAGGCCAAGCTGAGAGAG CACTGCGAGGCTGTAGAGAGGGCTCAGGCAGAGATTCAGAGACTGCGACTGGAGCGAGAGCGCTACGAAGAGTCTATGAAGAAAGCCTTCATGAGGGGCGTGTGTGCTCTCAACATGGAGGCTCTTGGCATGTTTCAAACGACAGAGGGACGACTGGAGCAACCGGCTCATGACCAGCATG ataTTCCACCTCCCCAGGATGAGCCTAGCTCTGCTTCAATGGCTCATCTTCCAACATTTCCCATCCCTTCGTCCCGGTACAGCCCAGTCCACTTTGACCGCCCGGACCCTTCCCACAGTGAAGCAGAGGATATG GTGGGTTCTGGTGCCCCCGTGTCCAGGGCAGAAATGATCCCTCCAACTACAGTGGTGCACAGCTCCCTCCCACTAGGGGGCGCTCCGAGTTCCAACAAACAG gGGAGCGGTCGTGTCGTCACAGCCAGTCAACAAAAACCCTTAAAGACTGTAACAGCTCGGATCACTGCGCGCACTGACGTCGGGAAGGCCGCGCGCAGCAACCTCCAGGTGATGGGTGTGGCTCCGCCCATGAGCTCTGTGATTGTTGAACGCCATCATCCCGTCACGCAG CTCACCATCGGTCAGGCCACGGCTTCTAAGTTCCCCCGTCCCTCCAAACCGGGCCAGAGCACCTCCGCAGGCAGGAGCTCCTCCAGAACACACACCAGCACGTGCCAAGTACACTCCATCAAAGTGGTTGACTGA